AAAGAAGGGGAAGAAGATCTGATCAAGCTACAGCAATTTGTGGAGGAAGCCTTAAAACCTTTGGGATTTAAAAAAGAGGAAAGGGCATTCCATGCCCACGTCACTTTGGCTAGGCTAAGAAGACCTCAGGACATGCGCTTAGGTATAGCGAGCATTGAAACAGAGGAGTTTTCCACTCCATTTATACAAGTAAAGAGCATAACCCTCTTCCAAAGCCGGCTCACTCCCAGTGGACCCATATACAGTGAAATTGCAAAAATCCCCTTAAAGGGTTGATTACGAACAAATGTTCGTTTAAAATATCAGTCAGGAATCGAAAGTTAAGCTGGCTTGGTTAGAAAATCTTGACTCTTAACTGAAGGGTAAATGAATGGATGATTCGACCGAAGATCAGTTGACTGAATTACAATTGTGAAGGAGGGCAAAAATTGGATCGAGAAAAGGTTTTGGGTATCACCAGAGAACAGATCGAAAGGAAATATGGTAAGGGTTCAATAATGAGATTGGGAGAGCATCCGGCTCGAATGGACGTGGATGTAATCCCCACGGGTGCCCTTGCCCTGGATATCGCACTGGGAATTGGAGGTATCCCTAGGGGGAGGATAGTGGAAATATTCGGACCGGAGGCTTCTGGCAAGACCACCTTGGGTTTGCAAATCATAGCCGAGGCTCAGAAAAAAGGTGGATTGGCTGCCTTCATCGATGCCGAACACGCCCTAGATCCAACCTACGCTCAAAATTTAGGGGTGGACATCGATAACCTTTTCATCTCCCAACCAGATACGGGGGAACAAGCTCTGGAAATCGCAGAAATGCTCGTTCGAAGCGGAGCTTTAGATATAGTGGTTGTGGACTCCGTGGCCGCCCTCGTCCCTCGAGCTGAAATTGAGGGTGAGATGGGCGATGCCTACGTTGGTCTCCAAGCTCGGTTGATGTCCCAGGCTCTTCGAAAACTCGCAGGGTCCATAAGTAAATCCCACACCACAGCCATTTTCATTAACCAATTAAGGGAAAAGATAGGGGTACTCTTCGGCAACCCCGAGGTAACGCCCGGGGGGCGAGCTCTCAAATTTTATTCCTCGGTGAGGATCGATATCCGCAGGATCGATTCCATAAAACAGGGCACGGAGGTTATGGGCAACAGGGTCAAGGTCAAAGTCGTCAAGAATAAACTCGCACCCCCATTCAAGCAGGCGGAATTCGACATCCTTTATGGAAAAGGTATTTCTCACGAGGGAAGCATTTTAGATTTAGGGACCGAGAGTGGCATCGTCTTGAAGAGTGGGGCCTGGTATACCTACAATGGAGAGCGCTTGGGACAAGGGAGAGAAGGGGCAAAGCAATATCTACGAGAGCATCCTGAAATTGCTTCACAAATAGAGAAACAGATCAGGGAAAAATTAGGTCTCGTTGAAAGAAAGACCGAAAAGGACAAGGGAAATTAGAGAGATCATGCGTCAGGGGGATGGAACTAAAGCTTTAAACTATGCTCTGAAACTACTTGAATACAGGGCAAGGAGCACTTACGAGATAAAGGATCGCCTTCTTAGGAAGGGTTATGGGCAAGAAACCATCGATTTTGTAGTCGCGAAATTAAAAGATCTTGGGTTT
This region of Actinomycetota bacterium genomic DNA includes:
- the recA gene encoding recombinase RecA, producing the protein MDREKVLGITREQIERKYGKGSIMRLGEHPARMDVDVIPTGALALDIALGIGGIPRGRIVEIFGPEASGKTTLGLQIIAEAQKKGGLAAFIDAEHALDPTYAQNLGVDIDNLFISQPDTGEQALEIAEMLVRSGALDIVVVDSVAALVPRAEIEGEMGDAYVGLQARLMSQALRKLAGSISKSHTTAIFINQLREKIGVLFGNPEVTPGGRALKFYSSVRIDIRRIDSIKQGTEVMGNRVKVKVVKNKLAPPFKQAEFDILYGKGISHEGSILDLGTESGIVLKSGAWYTYNGERLGQGREGAKQYLREHPEIASQIEKQIREKLGLVERKTEKDKGN